A region of the Pseudomonas sp. J452 genome:
AGCCATGCCATCGAGGTGCAGCAGAGCGCGCCGAGTCAGGCGCAGGTCGCGCTGGGCGCTGCGGCCGCGCCGGCTAACAACCGCGATTTTGTCCTCGATTACCGCCTCAGCAGTGCTCAGTTCGAGAGCGGCGTGCTGCTTTCCAGGGGCGCCGAGGAAAACTTCTTCCTGGCCCTGATCGCCCCGCCGGCCACGGTGAAAAGCGCGATGCTGGTGCCGCGCGAATACATCTTCGTGGTGGATATTTCCGGCTCCATGCATGGTTTTCCGCTGGATACCGCCAAGCGTCTGTTGCAGCGCCTGATCGGCCGTTTGCGCCCGGCCGACAGCTTCAATGTGCTGCTGTTCTCCGGCAGTAGCCGCATGCTCGCCGCCGAGTCCCAGCCCGCCACCGCGGCAAATATCCAGCAGGCCCTGGGCATGCTCGACACGCAGATGGGCAGTGGCGGCACCGAGCTGTTGCCGGCGCTGCGTCAGGCCCTGAGTGTGCCGGCCGATGCGGAGCGGGCGCGCAGTTTCATCGTGGTCACCGATGGCTTTGTGGCGGTCGAGCGCGAGGCCTTCGCCCTGGTGCGCAACAACCTGGACAAGGCCAACCTGTTCGCCTTCGGTATCGGCAGTTCGGTCAACCGCCAGTTGATCGAAGGCCTGGCGCGGGCCGGACAGGGCGAGCCGTTCGTGGTGCTCGATGCCGAGTCGGCCGACGCCCAGGCCGAACGCTTCCGGCAGATGATCGACGCCCCGCTGCTGGCCAACCCGCAGGTGCGCTTCAGCGGCCTGGAGGTGTATGACGTCGAGCCCATGCTGCTGCCGGACCTGTTCGCCCAGCGGCCGCTGGTGGTGTTCGGCAAGTGGCGCGGCGAGGCGCGTGGCAGTGTGCAGGTCGAGGGGCGCAGTGCCGCCGGCGTCTATCGCAGCGAGGTGGCGATCCGCCCGGAGCAGGCGCAGGCGGACAACCAGGCGCTGGCCTATCTGTGGGCGCGGCACAAGGTCGCCAGCCTGACCGATCAGGAAACCCTCGAAGGCGACTATGCCCACAGCCAGGCGATTCTCGATCTGGGCCTGAAATACAGCCTGCTGACGCCTTATACCTCCTTCATTGCCGTCGACCAGCAGGTGCGCAATAGCGATCCGGCCGCGGCAACCAGCGTCAACCAGCCGGTGCCGTTGCCGCAGGGCGTGAGCAACCAGGCCATTGGAGCCGTGGTGCCGAGTACGCCGGAGCCGAGCGCCTGGGCCATGCTGCTGATTGCCGCGCTGGGTCTGGGCTGGTTGCTGCGCCGCCGCGCTGCCCAGGCGCAGGCCTGAGTGATGTCGGTGCTGGCGCTGGACCGACCCGCCTGGCGCCTGCAGCTGCCCGGCTGGGCGTGGCT
Encoded here:
- a CDS encoding VIT domain-containing protein, with amino-acid sequence MFKFLADSGVDACRHLLLCFSLLLLAPAWAADEAGESPYFALDGADPALDRLPLKSTRVDVRVLGVIADVRVIQQYRNEGTRALEARYVFPGSTRAAVYGMTVRLGERELRAQIREKQQAQVEYQQAKSAGKTAALLEQQRENVFQMNVANILPGDVVDVELRYTELLLPSDGVYRFVFPTVVGPRYNGTPGSQSNQAEPWISTPYLAQGEAARDSFALKVELQSPVPLTAIHSPSHAIEVQQSAPSQAQVALGAAAAPANNRDFVLDYRLSSAQFESGVLLSRGAEENFFLALIAPPATVKSAMLVPREYIFVVDISGSMHGFPLDTAKRLLQRLIGRLRPADSFNVLLFSGSSRMLAAESQPATAANIQQALGMLDTQMGSGGTELLPALRQALSVPADAERARSFIVVTDGFVAVEREAFALVRNNLDKANLFAFGIGSSVNRQLIEGLARAGQGEPFVVLDAESADAQAERFRQMIDAPLLANPQVRFSGLEVYDVEPMLLPDLFAQRPLVVFGKWRGEARGSVQVEGRSAAGVYRSEVAIRPEQAQADNQALAYLWARHKVASLTDQETLEGDYAHSQAILDLGLKYSLLTPYTSFIAVDQQVRNSDPAAATSVNQPVPLPQGVSNQAIGAVVPSTPEPSAWAMLLIAALGLGWLLRRRAAQAQA